Below is a genomic region from Miscanthus floridulus cultivar M001 chromosome 1, ASM1932011v1, whole genome shotgun sequence.
TGTCTGTTGTTGCGATCGCGCAGGTGTGCATCTTCTACCTCGTGCTCCGTGCCCTCGACACCGTTGGTCGGTAGTCTCATGCCCTTACGCTAGTGCTATTGTTTTTTAGCTTAAGCTATGATGTTTTTGGAATGTTTTGAGGGGGGTTGTGATTATTAAGTGCTAATTATTTGACGGCTGTAGAGGTTCTCGTTCTAACAGTAATAAATAAACTATGTTCAATGACTGCAGAGGATGACACTAGCATCCCGACCGAGGTGAAGGTGCCCATCCTCCAGGAATTCTACCGGCACATCTACAACCGCGACTGGCATTTTTCGTGTACGGGATCTGTCCTCTGAATATACGGCTCTAGTTCACCAAAAATGGGCCTTGTCGTTCTTTTTCTAGAAGAGATGCCGGCTGATGTGTGTGGCTGTCCTTGCAGGTGGAACAAATCACTACAAAGTGCTGATGGATAACTTTCACCACGTATCCACAGCCTTCCTGGAGCTTGGTCAAGGGTAACTTTATTTCTTCCCTGACTACTTCCCCAAGTCCTTGCTGTCCTTACTTTGATAATTTGACAACTTTTACAAGAAGTATTTGACTTTTCTAACTATCGAGCTTTAACTTGGTAGTACGGTAATATATTGCTTGGCTTTGAAATCATTCTCTCATTATCAGACTGCACGAGGGAGCAAATAGCCAGGTTCTGATAGTTACACAAGCAGACAATTTGCATGAGGATAATGTTTGTCTTTATACTTAAACAAGAAAGTGTGCAGTTCCCTATATTGAATTTAATGCACAGTGATGTATTGTCCAATACTGGTGCTGTATCTAAAATCAACCATTTCAGGACTAGTTTTTTTTTAATGTTGTCATAGTAATACTAATACAGAATACGTGCTTGAAGTTTTATCTCCTTTTGATTTTCTTGTCAGATATTACTTTAGTAAATAGCCTTGTGGTAAATAACTATATTTTGTTTTCAGTTACCAAAAGGCAATAGAAGAAATCACTAGGCGAATGGGAGCAGGAATGGCAAAATTTATATGCAAGGAGGTCCGTTAACGTATATCCATTATAGTATCCAAGCGTAGTCACAGACTCACAGTGCTAATATAAATAAACTATATGATTATTTATACTGATGAAACATTGTTATGGTATGTAATACTGTCGTTGCATCATTTTAGCATTTTATAGGATCTGGATGTTTTTGTCAGGAATATCATTATGAGTTTTCATGACTTAAGAATGGAAGTACGCCGCGTGTATAATGAGTATAGTAGTGTCCTTGAATGAACGCCAATTGCATTTTACTTGCATCCAATTCATGACCAAAGACCACTTTTCATGCCAGCACACCGTTGTGCCACATTTCTCTGGTTACCGCTCAACATGCAACTCCAGTTTCTGGATGAGTGGATACCATATCAATGGGTTGTCAACTTGTAATTGTGACCGCTTCTCTATATGAAAATATGTTTCCAGGCTTTGCGGCTTTCAAACATGTTTCCATTACATTGTATGTCATGATAAAACTCTCATTGATAGCTTGTGGCTATCATCAAACATGCAGCATGGTTTAGATGGATCTGGATAAATAAAAATTATCTGCTGTCACATTTTCATGGTATATAGTCATACATGCGGAAAAGTGATTTTATATCCTGCATTGAGTATAAGGCAGCAAGGAAACCTTTATTCTTTCAGTGAGCATTATTTAGTAGTCCTTGATTCATGGGAAAACAAGGAGAAAATCCATGTGCTGGTTACACCTACAATTTCTATATATGTGTTGGTTCAGTATTTCTCTGAACTGATGTGAAGTGTCCTTTTTTATTTAGGTTGAAACTGTCGATGACTATGACGAGTATTGTCACTATGTAGCCGGGCTAGTTGGTTATGGACTTTCCAGACTCTTCTATGCTGCTGGGACGGAAGATCTTGTTCCAGACTCACTGTCAAATTCAATGGGTCTATTTTTACAGGTATGTTAATTGTTGTGAATGAATCAACTGATCCATTTTTTGCTCCCTGTGTGAAATGGAATTTCTGTTTTAACAATTTGTGTCGCTAACAATTATTTGTCATCAAATTGCAGAAAACTAATATAATTAGGGACTATTTGGAGGACATAAATGAGATACCAAAGTCTCGCATGTTCTGGCCTCGAGAGATATGGAGTAAATATGCAGATAAGCTTGAGGTACACAAAATATTCAACTTGTTTTTACTGCAATTGAGTAGCTTCACGTATGGCAAATGTTCTAAGACTAAATTATCACACATCCAGCAATATTTCTTATTTCATGATATGTGTTATGTGTTCTACCTGTTGGGGCCTGGGGGAGTCCATAACTGCTGGTTATAGACAGTAGCTCAAATATTATAGTGAACAATAAATAGTCAGATGTTATCTACCTAGTTAACCTTATTATGCAGGTTGAACTTTTTGCTGTAGTAATAAATGTTTTTTCTGTGAAACCAGGATTTCAAATATGAGGAAAATTCCGAAAAAGCAGTACAGTGCTTGAACGATATGGTGACTAATGCACTAATTCATGCTGAAGAGTGCCTTCAGTACATGTCAGCCTTGAAGGATCATGCCATTTTCCGTTTTTGTGCAATACCCCAGGTACATAACTTGTTTGACTTTATTTTGCCTATTGAGGACCTAGTTTTTCAACGCTATTCTGGTGCTCCATTCGTAAATCTAGTTCCAGGTTGAACACTGTTATTTAGAATTGTAACTCAAATCTACACATAAACCCTCTCTCAAAAAGTACAATTAGATGTGTTTGTAGCTCTGGAAAACAATGTTAAAGTCTGCCAGTATTCGTGGAAACTACCTTATAGTCCAGAGTATCTGAGTTAAAAAAGGGTTTAACTTAAGACTTGTTAATATATCTGCTTTTGTCAGACAAAGTGTACCAAGATTAGCGTTGTCCTTCAAGCATGTACTTGTGGTAATTGGACAAGGTTCTCAAAACTGTTATACTATCTTTTTCCTGGAAATACCCAAAGCCTTTGTATTTTAACTACTTAAAGTAGTTACTGCTTGGAATAATAGTTTAGCGTTATGGTCTTATGGAaagccttttttttaaaaaaaaaatcatgtttcATAGCTGAGGAAACTGTTAGATTTTTAGACTCAATCGAAATATGGTATTCTGCTAAGTTGCTCTGCGAGCTTTCTTCTAAAAAATCTCATTTGTGGGGAAATCTAGATTGCATTCCTGGTTTTTTTGACTGATCAAGAATGATTCTCCATCTATCTTGGTCAATTATTTAATTTTGTTTTGCATGTTATATACTTTGCTCCTCAATATATTCTTGAAAGTATTTCCTCCATAGGATACTAAGTTGCTATTTCCTCTTTCTAGATAATGGCAATTGGAACATGTGCTCTTTGCTACAATAATGTGCATGTCTTTAGAGGAGTTGTAAAGATGAGACGTGGTAAGCTACTTTTGTAAGACACACTGTACTTCTCCGAGACTCATCTGTCTTTACCTCACAGAAAATGCCTGTGTGTTCTTGATTATATCACCTTGTCGCACGTAAGCTTGATGAAATCTATTTTGGAGTTCTGCAAGTGCTTTGCTTTTTGTATGTATATTAGTATATACTACATCCCAAGAGAACATATTATGTTTCCTTGATTTCTTTTGATTACTGCTATGTGATTGGTGTTTGATCACTGATGCAATGCATGTTATGCTTTAGGGAGAAATATGTGTCTCTATCACAACCTCACACCCTTTATTTATAAGAGGCACAGAAGTGCAATTTGAAACATGCAGGGCACCTACTATTGTTTATGCATCTGTTTTGGTTTTGTGGAGAAACATATGCACATGAATGGGGCTGTTTTATCCTTTCCTTACTTTTTTTTGGGGGGCAAGTGGATCTGCATCTTACAATTGCCTCTGGTTCATAATCACTAATATAACTAGTATAAAAAACTCCTAGTTTCTGTATCTAATTACTCCCTTTCTTAACATCATGTGACTATTCTATTACTCTGTTTTGTGTACATAATTACCTGACACTTTTTTGCTCTTAGGTCTCACAGCACGAATAATTGATGAGACAAACTCAATGTCAGACGTCTATACTTCTTTCTATGAGTTTTCTTCTTCATTGATAGAGTCAAAGGTACACTAAAGTACTGATTGTTGATGCAGCCAATATGGAGTCTAGTTGCCTTTATACAAATGGAACATCCATACTATTTATTTATAGCATTCCTTTGTATAATAATTTGATAGGATGTAGGTTGATCCGAACGAACTCCACTTAATTGGCTGTTCGCTTGCCACCACTCTTTTGGTTTGTGGTCAGTAAACCATGAGAACTGTGTTCGAAAAAAGTAAATCATGAGAACTTGGGTGAATTAATCAGTCAACCCAACCTGAGCTACTTGCACCACAACAAAATTTATTATATCCATCATCCATCAATATCGTTGT
It encodes:
- the LOC136482421 gene encoding squalene synthase 8-like, with amino-acid sequence MGALSRPEEVLALVKLRVAAGQIKRQIPPEEHWAFGYSMLQKVSRSFALVIQQLGPELRNAVCIFYLVLRALDTVEDDTSIPTEVKVPILQEFYRHIYNRDWHFSCGTNHYKVLMDNFHHVSTAFLELGQGYQKAIEEITRRMGAGMAKFICKEVETVDDYDEYCHYVAGLVGYGLSRLFYAAGTEDLVPDSLSNSMGLFLQKTNIIRDYLEDINEIPKSRMFWPREIWSKYADKLEDFKYEENSEKAVQCLNDMVTNALIHAEECLQYMSALKDHAIFRFCAIPQIMAIGTCALCYNNVHVFRGVVKMRRGLTARIIDETNSMSDVYTSFYEFSSSLIESKIDDNDPNAALTRRRVDSIKQTCKSSGLVKRRGYHLDKSPYKPMLIMIVLVLVAILFGVLYTKGCTSSWPFPMET